A stretch of Procambarus clarkii isolate CNS0578487 chromosome 20, FALCON_Pclarkii_2.0, whole genome shotgun sequence DNA encodes these proteins:
- the LOC123755263 gene encoding uncharacterized protein has protein sequence MECTECVCVMECTECVCVMQCTECVCVMQCTECVCVMQCTECVCVMECTECVCVMECTECVCVMQCTECVCVMQCTECVCVMQCTECVCVMQCTECVCVMQCTECVCVMQCTECVCVMQCTLSVSECVWLRQAVYCLNL, from the coding sequence ATGGAGTGTACCGAGTGTGTCTGCGTCATGGAGTGTACCGAGTGTGTCTGCGTCATGCAGTGTACTGAGTGTGTCTGTGTCATGCAGTGTACTGAGTGTGTCTGCGTCATGCAGTGTACTGAGTGTGTCTGCGTCATGGAGTGTACCGAGTGTGTCTGCGTCATGGAGTGTACCGAGTGTGTCTGCGTCATGCAGTGTACTGAGTGTGTCTGTGTCATGCAGTGTACTGAGTGTGTCTGCGTCATGCAGTGTACTGAGTGTGTCTGCGTCATGCAGTGTACTGAGTGTGTCTGCGTCATGCAGTGTACTGAGTGTGTCTGCGTCATGCAGTGTACCGAGTGTGTCTGCGTCATGCAGTGTACTCTCAGTGTATCTGAGTGTGTGTGGCTGCGTCAAGCAGTGTACTGCCTGAATCTCTAA